The genomic interval CCGACGCTCCCCGAGGCCACGCAACGATGACCAACAGTGACAGTTGAGCCACGGCTGTCAGCCACGAACCCCCAGGTCACAGGGCCCCAGCCAAACGGGTTACCACCCAAGGCTGGACCTCAGGCAAGATGGGGTGTATCTGCCCACTGCCAGATTTCAAGCTGCCGGACGGTTTCTCTTGGCTGAGTACATCTACACCATGCGCAAGACGCGCAAGGCAATCGGCGACAAGGTCATCCTTGACGACGTCTCGCTGAACTTCCTGCCTGGCGCGAAGATCGGTGTGGTCGGCCCGAACGGAGCCGGTAAGTCGACCATTCTGAAGATCATGGCGGGGCTGGAGCAGCCGTCGAACGGCGATGCCTTCCTGTCGCCGGGTTACACCGTGGGGATCCTGCTTCAGGAGCCGCCGCTGAACGAGGAGAAGACCGTCCTGGAGAACGTCCAGGAAGGCGTCTCCGAGGTCAAGGGCAAGCTCGACCGGTTCAACGAGATCGCCGAGCTCATGGCCACGGACTACTCCGACGCGCTGCTCGACGAGATGGGCAAGCTGCAGGAGGAGCTCGACCACGCCAACGCGTGGGACCTCGACGCTCAGCTGGAGCAGGCCATGGACGCGCTCGGGTGCCCGCCCGGCGACTGGGCCGTCACCAACCTCTCCGGTGGTGAGCGCCGCCGCGTGGCGCTGTGCAAGCTGCTGCTGGAGGCTCCTGACCTGCTGCTTCTCGACGAGCCCACCAACCACCTCGACGCCGAGTCGGTGAACTGGCTGGAGCAGCACCTCGCGAAGTACGACGGCACCATCGTGGCCGTGACCCACGACCGGTACTTCCTGGACAACGTCGCCGGCTGGATCTGCGAGGTCGACCGCGGCCGCCTGCACGGCTACGAGGGCAACTACTCCAAGTATCTGGAGACCAAGCAGACCCGTCTCAAGGTCGAGGGTGCGAAGGACGCCAAGCGCGCCAAGCGGCTCAAGGAAGAGCTGGAGTGGGTGCGGTCGAACGCCAAGGGGCGCCAGGCCAAGTCCAAGGCCCGTCTCGCGCGGTACGAGGAGATGGCCGCCGAGGCCGACAAGATGCGGAAGCTGGACTTCGAGGAGATCCAGATCCCGCCGGGCCCGCGGCTCGGCAGCATCGTCGTCGAGGTCTCCAACCTCACCAAGGGCTTCGGCGACAAGGTCCTGATCGACGACCTGAGCTTCACGCTGCCGCGCAACGGCATCGTCGGCGTCATCGGCCCGAACGGCGCCGGCAAGACCACCCTCTTCAAGATGATCCAGGGCCTGGAGGAGCCGGACTCCGGCACCATCAAGGTCGGCGACACGGTCAAGATCTCGTACGTCGACCAGAGCCGCGCGAACATCGACCCGAAGAAGACGCTGTGGGCGG from Streptomyces sp. CC0208 carries:
- the ettA gene encoding energy-dependent translational throttle protein EttA yields the protein MAEYIYTMRKTRKAIGDKVILDDVSLNFLPGAKIGVVGPNGAGKSTILKIMAGLEQPSNGDAFLSPGYTVGILLQEPPLNEEKTVLENVQEGVSEVKGKLDRFNEIAELMATDYSDALLDEMGKLQEELDHANAWDLDAQLEQAMDALGCPPGDWAVTNLSGGERRRVALCKLLLEAPDLLLLDEPTNHLDAESVNWLEQHLAKYDGTIVAVTHDRYFLDNVAGWICEVDRGRLHGYEGNYSKYLETKQTRLKVEGAKDAKRAKRLKEELEWVRSNAKGRQAKSKARLARYEEMAAEADKMRKLDFEEIQIPPGPRLGSIVVEVSNLTKGFGDKVLIDDLSFTLPRNGIVGVIGPNGAGKTTLFKMIQGLEEPDSGTIKVGDTVKISYVDQSRANIDPKKTLWAVVSDELDYINVGQVEMPSRAYVSAFGFKGPDQQKPAGVLSGGERNRLNLALTLKQGGNLLLLDEPTNDLDVETLGSLENALLEFPGAAVVVSHDRWFLDRVATHILAYEGESKWFWFEGNFESYEKNKIERLGPDAARPHRATYKKLTRG